The following are encoded in a window of Leeia aquatica genomic DNA:
- a CDS encoding 1-aminocyclopropane-1-carboxylate deaminase, whose amino-acid sequence MNLSAFPRYPLTFGPSPIHPLQRLSQHLGGAVSLYAKREDCNSGLAFGGNKTRKLEYLIPQALAEGCDTLVSIGGIQSNQTRQVAAVAAHLGMKCVLVQEKWVNYAELGYDQVGNIQLSRILGADVRLDPAGFDIGIRPSWERAMQEVREAGGKPFPIPAGCSEHPLGGLGFVGFAEEVRAQEAALGFQFDYIVVCSVTGSTQAGMVVGFAADGRARRVIGIDASATPDKTHAQILRIAQQTADRVALGVPITAEDVVLDPRFAGPEYGLPSEDTLEAIRLCARLEGMLTDPVYEGKSMQGLIGLVREGFFPAGSRVLYAHLGGVPALNAYSELFRQG is encoded by the coding sequence ATGAACCTGTCCGCATTTCCACGTTACCCGCTTACGTTCGGGCCATCACCGATTCACCCGCTGCAGCGCTTGAGCCAGCACTTGGGCGGGGCGGTATCGTTGTATGCCAAGCGTGAGGATTGCAACAGCGGGCTGGCGTTTGGTGGCAACAAGACGCGCAAGCTGGAATACCTGATCCCGCAGGCCTTGGCCGAGGGGTGCGATACGCTGGTGTCGATTGGTGGCATTCAGTCCAACCAGACCCGGCAAGTCGCCGCTGTGGCAGCGCATCTGGGCATGAAGTGTGTGCTGGTGCAGGAGAAATGGGTGAACTACGCCGAGCTGGGCTATGACCAGGTGGGCAACATTCAGCTCTCCCGCATTCTGGGGGCGGACGTGCGGCTGGACCCGGCGGGCTTCGATATCGGCATCCGGCCCAGCTGGGAGCGTGCCATGCAGGAAGTGCGCGAGGCGGGGGGCAAGCCGTTCCCGATTCCGGCGGGGTGTTCCGAGCATCCCCTGGGCGGGCTGGGGTTTGTGGGCTTTGCGGAAGAGGTGCGGGCGCAAGAGGCCGCGCTGGGCTTCCAGTTTGATTACATTGTGGTGTGCTCGGTGACCGGCAGCACCCAGGCCGGCATGGTGGTGGGTTTCGCGGCGGATGGCCGTGCCCGGCGCGTGATCGGGATTGATGCCTCAGCCACCCCGGACAAGACCCATGCGCAGATTTTGCGGATTGCCCAGCAAACTGCGGATCGGGTTGCGCTCGGTGTACCGATTACGGCGGAAGATGTGGTGCTGGACCCGCGCTTTGCCGGGCCGGAATATGGCCTGCCCAGCGAAGACACCCTGGAAGCCATCCGGCTGTGCGCGCGCCTCGAAGGCATGCTGACCGACCCGGTGTATGAGGGTAAATCCATGCAAGGCCTGATCGGCTTGGTGCGCGAAGGGTTTTTCCCGGCAGGCTCACGGGTGCTGTATGCCCACCTGGGCGGGGTGCCTGCGCTGAACGCCTACAGTGAGCTGTTCCGTCAGGGCTGA
- the dtd gene encoding D-aminoacyl-tRNA deacylase: protein MRVTLQRVKQAAVSVEGEVVGAIGMGYLLLVGVTADDQPDDIDWLTQKLVNLRLFSDAEGVMNRSALDVGAEMLAVSQFTLYASVKKGNRPSWSRAAPPEVSRPLFDAFVRTLSERLGRPVPTGVFGADMQVSLQNDGPVTLWLDSRQRE, encoded by the coding sequence GTGCGGGTGACATTACAGCGGGTGAAGCAGGCGGCAGTCAGCGTGGAAGGTGAAGTGGTCGGGGCGATTGGCATGGGCTACCTGCTGCTGGTCGGGGTCACCGCTGATGACCAGCCAGACGACATCGACTGGTTGACCCAGAAGCTGGTCAACCTGCGGCTGTTTTCAGATGCGGAGGGGGTGATGAACCGCTCCGCGCTGGACGTCGGCGCCGAAATGCTGGCAGTCAGCCAGTTCACCCTGTATGCCTCGGTCAAGAAAGGCAACCGGCCTTCCTGGAGCCGCGCCGCGCCACCGGAGGTGTCCCGCCCGCTGTTTGATGCCTTTGTCCGCACCCTTTCCGAACGGCTGGGCCGTCCGGTTCCGACAGGGGTGTTTGGCGCCGACATGCAGGTATCGTTGCAAAACGACGGCCCGGTTACCCTGTGGCTGGATTCCCGCCAACGCGAGTAG
- a CDS encoding STAS/SEC14 domain-containing protein has translation MRPDPDIQTCCDDTGQPLLRYQQQAGWLQVTMLAESTLPHTQNMMQVFYQVLDKLDPDRVRVDNRQLRGRLSLADSYVLLHSLPLPRRRRRMAVVEDPAWAEQVRFMETAVRNAGGMLRYFYDEEQALQWLLSE, from the coding sequence ATGCGGCCTGATCCGGATATCCAGACCTGCTGTGATGACACCGGCCAGCCCTTGTTGCGGTATCAGCAACAAGCGGGCTGGCTGCAGGTGACCATGCTGGCCGAATCCACCTTGCCGCACACCCAGAACATGATGCAGGTGTTCTATCAAGTACTGGACAAGCTGGACCCGGATCGGGTCCGGGTGGATAACCGGCAGTTGAGAGGGCGATTGTCGCTGGCGGACAGCTATGTGTTGCTGCACAGCCTGCCCTTGCCGCGCCGCCGCCGGCGGATGGCGGTGGTGGAAGATCCGGCCTGGGCGGAGCAGGTGCGTTTCATGGAAACGGCGGTCCGCAATGCCGGGGGAATGCTGCGCTACTTCTATGACGAGGAACAGGCTTTGCAATGGCTGCTGAGCGAATAA
- a CDS encoding alpha/beta fold hydrolase: protein MNAPREAFVLCSHPGGLHRVHYYEWGDPTNPRVLLCVHGVTRNGLDFRYLAEALSADYRVVSVDVAGRGLSDWLPEASLYAVPQYVADLVTVIARLGVERVDWLGTSMGGLIGMALASLPGNPIARLMLNDVGPLISAVSINRIAEYIGKEPVFPDLAAAEAHIRRVSTPFGALSDAQWRDFTLSSVRPHPQGGFVMRYDPKLAESFQALVGGNDIPLWPLYEQIHCPTLVIRGAESDLLSRETVQHMQACGPRAEAAEIAGVGHAPMFHDAAQIGVVQHFLQHTPAPV, encoded by the coding sequence ATGAATGCGCCTCGAGAAGCCTTTGTGCTGTGTAGCCACCCCGGCGGCCTGCACCGTGTGCATTACTACGAGTGGGGCGACCCGACCAACCCGCGCGTATTGCTGTGTGTGCACGGAGTCACCCGCAACGGGCTGGATTTCCGCTATCTGGCCGAGGCCCTGAGTGCGGATTACCGGGTGGTCAGTGTGGATGTTGCCGGACGCGGGCTGAGCGACTGGTTGCCCGAGGCCAGCCTGTATGCCGTGCCGCAGTATGTGGCCGACCTGGTGACGGTGATTGCCCGGCTGGGGGTCGAGCGGGTGGACTGGCTGGGGACGTCAATGGGCGGGCTGATCGGCATGGCGCTCGCCAGCCTGCCGGGTAACCCGATTGCCCGGCTGATGCTCAACGATGTCGGCCCCTTGATCTCCGCCGTGTCTATCAACCGTATTGCCGAATACATTGGCAAAGAGCCGGTGTTTCCGGACCTCGCTGCCGCCGAAGCGCATATCCGGCGCGTCTCGACCCCCTTTGGCGCACTCAGTGATGCGCAGTGGCGTGATTTCACCCTCAGCAGCGTGCGCCCTCATCCGCAGGGCGGCTTTGTGATGCGCTACGATCCCAAACTGGCAGAGAGCTTCCAGGCGCTGGTGGGCGGCAACGATATTCCACTGTGGCCACTGTATGAGCAGATTCACTGCCCGACACTGGTGATCCGTGGTGCCGAATCGGACTTGCTGAGCCGTGAGACGGTGCAACACATGCAGGCATGTGGCCCCCGGGCCGAAGCAGCGGAAATCGCCGGAGTGGGGCATGCGCCGATGTTTCACGATGCCGCCCAGATCGGTGTGGTCCAACATTTCCTGCAGCACACCCCTGCGCCGGTTTGA
- the alkA gene encoding DNA-3-methyladenine glycosylase 2, whose translation MLLDPDHCYHALLSHDHRFDGQFYIGVTSTRVYCRPVCRVKTPKLANCRFYPSAAAAEAAGFRPCRRCRPELAPGKSAMDSAARLAILTARRIEAGDLSQMRLPELAAQLGVSDRHLRRVFQEEYGVTPNAYAQTQRLLLAKRLLSDSTLPVTEVALASGFGSLSRFNSLFRSCYRMAPSDLRQQPVRETAPDAPLRFELSYRPPYDWATLRDFLSHRCIPGVEHWEGEVYRRSVRLEYQGQPHQGWLQVQPMPDRPSLLLQLGPGLARAIPPVLIRVRQLFDLCCNPDEIDAVLGTLAENRPGIRVPGSFDGFELAVRAILGQQVTVKAARTLVTRLVARLGDPLPDAGPVTHLFPSAATVAATAPEVLGELGILRRRSACLIALAEQVANGQLLLRPGGDLPRTLQQLQAIPGIGPWTAQYIAMRALSWPDAFPAADVGLYQALGCRDARQTEQISQAWRPWRAYAVMHLWHRHADH comes from the coding sequence ATGCTGCTCGATCCTGACCACTGCTATCACGCCCTGCTGAGCCACGACCATCGCTTTGATGGCCAGTTCTACATAGGCGTCACCTCCACCCGGGTGTACTGTCGCCCGGTGTGCCGGGTGAAAACGCCCAAGCTGGCTAACTGCCGTTTTTATCCCAGTGCGGCAGCGGCAGAAGCCGCCGGTTTTCGCCCCTGCCGCCGCTGCCGTCCGGAGCTGGCACCCGGCAAATCAGCGATGGACAGTGCCGCCCGGCTCGCCATCCTCACTGCCCGCCGGATCGAAGCGGGCGACCTGAGCCAGATGCGCCTGCCGGAACTGGCGGCACAACTGGGGGTGAGCGATCGCCACCTGCGGCGGGTGTTTCAGGAAGAGTACGGCGTTACGCCCAATGCCTACGCCCAGACCCAGCGTCTGCTGCTGGCCAAGCGCCTGTTGTCCGACAGCACGCTGCCGGTCACCGAGGTGGCTCTGGCCAGTGGCTTTGGCAGCCTGTCGCGCTTCAACAGCCTGTTTCGCAGCTGCTACCGCATGGCGCCCAGCGACTTGCGACAGCAGCCGGTACGAGAGACTGCGCCGGACGCGCCACTGCGCTTTGAGCTCAGCTACCGCCCGCCCTATGACTGGGCCACCCTGCGGGATTTCCTGTCCCACCGCTGCATTCCCGGTGTCGAGCATTGGGAGGGAGAGGTCTACCGTCGCAGTGTACGGTTGGAATACCAAGGGCAGCCCCACCAAGGCTGGCTGCAGGTGCAGCCCATGCCAGATCGCCCCAGCCTGCTGCTGCAACTGGGGCCCGGGCTAGCGCGCGCCATCCCGCCGGTATTGATTCGGGTCCGCCAGCTGTTCGATCTGTGTTGCAACCCGGACGAGATTGATGCCGTGCTCGGCACGCTGGCCGAAAACCGGCCCGGCATACGGGTACCGGGCAGTTTTGATGGGTTTGAACTGGCGGTGCGCGCCATCCTCGGCCAGCAGGTGACGGTGAAAGCCGCGCGGACCTTGGTCACCCGGCTGGTGGCCCGTCTGGGCGACCCACTGCCGGATGCCGGGCCGGTAACCCACCTATTCCCCAGCGCGGCCACGGTGGCCGCCACCGCACCCGAGGTACTGGGTGAACTGGGCATCCTGCGGCGGCGCAGTGCCTGCCTGATCGCGCTGGCGGAACAGGTGGCGAATGGGCAATTATTGCTGCGCCCGGGGGGCGACCTGCCGCGTACCCTGCAACAACTGCAAGCCATTCCCGGCATCGGGCCGTGGACTGCGCAGTACATCGCCATGCGTGCCTTGAGCTGGCCGGATGCCTTTCCGGCGGCCGATGTCGGCCTGTACCAGGCACTGGGCTGCCGCGACGCTCGCCAGACGGAGCAAATCAGCCAGGCCTGGCGACCGTGGCGTGCTTACGCCGTCATGCACCTGTGGCACCGCCATGCAGACCACTGA
- a CDS encoding GNAT family N-acetyltransferase, whose protein sequence is MAAERISPPGTMRRASQADLLVICALGAVLQAQHHQAVPELFTPVTDPMRDAEFWQVRLQRQEAGEGAFWLWQVDGQVVALLVARLLDERSMPHLQPMLACQIQSVAVLLPWQGQGIGHALLHQAEDWAREQGAQEMRLDVFQFNQHAIGLYQRRGYQPRLQHMSKRLA, encoded by the coding sequence ATGGCTGCTGAGCGAATAAGCCCACCGGGCACGATGCGCCGGGCCAGCCAGGCCGACTTGCTGGTGATTTGTGCGCTGGGTGCCGTGCTGCAAGCACAGCACCATCAGGCAGTACCCGAATTGTTCACCCCGGTGACGGATCCGATGCGGGATGCCGAGTTCTGGCAGGTCCGGCTACAGCGGCAGGAAGCGGGGGAGGGGGCATTCTGGCTGTGGCAGGTGGATGGCCAAGTGGTGGCCTTACTGGTAGCACGCTTGCTGGATGAACGCAGCATGCCGCACCTGCAGCCGATGCTGGCATGCCAGATCCAGAGCGTGGCGGTGTTGCTGCCATGGCAAGGGCAGGGCATCGGCCATGCCTTGCTGCACCAGGCCGAGGACTGGGCACGTGAGCAAGGCGCACAGGAAATGCGGCTGGACGTGTTCCAGTTCAATCAGCACGCCATCGGGCTTTACCAGCGGCGTGGCTACCAGCCCCGACTGCAGCACATGAGCAAGCGGCTGGCCTGA
- a CDS encoding DMT family transporter, whose product MPLRSLIDLFLLAALWGASFLFMRATAPLFGPIALITLRVCIASLFLLPLLLMQGGGSALRQHPFRLLLAGLINTAIPFVLLAYATLSLTAGFAAVLNATAPMWGALLGYLLWQEPLARSRLLGLLVGFSGVALLVWDKVSFKPGGSGLAVVAGLAATFCYGLASHLVKRQLAGVRPLAVACGSQLGAALCLLPLALWQWPAVHASTAQWGQVVMLGVGCTGIAYILYFRLLSQVGVARALAVTYLIPLFGILWGYLLLHETVTLRMLLGGLVILLGVALATGVLPRARPASPR is encoded by the coding sequence ATGCCGCTGCGCAGCCTGATTGACCTGTTCCTGCTGGCCGCTTTATGGGGAGCCTCATTTCTGTTCATGCGAGCCACTGCGCCACTGTTTGGCCCCATTGCGCTGATTACCTTGCGGGTTTGCATCGCCAGCCTGTTCCTGCTGCCCTTGCTGCTGATGCAGGGCGGTGGCAGCGCGCTACGGCAGCATCCGTTCCGTCTGCTACTGGCGGGGCTGATCAATACCGCCATCCCCTTCGTGCTGCTGGCCTACGCCACCCTGTCACTGACAGCGGGGTTTGCTGCGGTGTTAAATGCCACGGCGCCGATGTGGGGCGCGCTGCTCGGCTACCTGCTGTGGCAGGAGCCACTGGCGCGCAGTCGCTTGCTGGGATTGCTGGTCGGCTTTTCCGGCGTGGCCTTGCTGGTGTGGGATAAAGTGTCGTTCAAGCCCGGTGGCAGCGGGCTGGCAGTGGTAGCCGGGCTGGCGGCCACCTTCTGCTACGGCTTGGCCTCACACCTGGTCAAACGTCAGCTGGCGGGTGTCCGTCCACTGGCGGTGGCCTGTGGCAGCCAGTTGGGCGCCGCACTCTGCCTGCTGCCGCTGGCACTCTGGCAGTGGCCAGCAGTTCACGCCAGCACAGCGCAGTGGGGGCAGGTGGTGATGCTGGGCGTGGGTTGTACCGGTATTGCCTACATCCTGTATTTCCGCCTGCTGAGTCAGGTCGGGGTGGCGCGCGCACTGGCCGTGACGTATCTGATTCCGCTGTTTGGCATCCTGTGGGGTTATCTGCTACTGCACGAAACGGTGACGCTGCGCATGCTGCTGGGCGGGCTGGTGATCCTGCTCGGGGTGGCACTGGCTACCGGCGTGCTGCCTAGGGCCAGACCGGCAAGCCCTCGCTAA
- the polA gene encoding DNA polymerase I, producing the protein MKKLVLVDGSSYLYRAFYALPDLRTSSGLPTGAIKGVVSMLRRLLKEQPADYTVVVFDAKGKTFRDDLYPEYKAHRPPMPDPMRPQVEPLYDIIRAMGLPLLVEPGVEADDVIGTLAQRAAAEGMQVVVSTGDKDMAQLVTSHITLVNTMTEEVLDHDGVIGKFGVPPERIIDYLTLIGDSVDNVPGVPKCGPKTAVKWLSEYGDLATLMSRADEIGGVVGQNLRDSLQWLPLGRQLITIKCDVALPPGWDALQPQPKDVAALQALFQLCEFKSWVRELDSETPAARPPVGAPVEAVAGATAAVAAPADCQYDCITDLGQLQRWLQRLQAASMVALDTETTGLDGMTARMVGISFSVQAGEAAYLPLAHDYPGAPQQLPMDEVLALLKPWLEDPASPKVGQNLKYDRHIFANHGITLRGVVDDSMLQSYVLASNEPHNMDDLASKYLDLTTIKYEDICGKGAKQIPFAQVSVEDATRYAAEDADVTLRLVQQFQPELQRQASLDYVYRQLELPVAEILFRMERHGVLLDPALLQRQSHELGQRLLQLEQQAYELAGQPFNLNSPKQLQEILFGKLGIPTKDVKKTASGGFSTDEEVLQKLALDYPLPKLLLENRSLSKLKSTYTDKLPLMVNPQTGRVHTNYAQAVAVTGRLASNDPNLQNIPVRTAEGRRIREAFIAPAGHVLMSADYSQIELRIMAHLSEDPGLLRAFAEGLDVHRATAAEVFGTSPEAVSSDQRRYAKTINFGLIYGMSAFGLASQLEIDRGTAQGFIDRYFQRYPGVKDYMERTRSQAREQGYVETVFGRRLWLPEIQAANPMRRQGAERAAINAPMQGTAADLIKLAMIAVDRWLSEQQLQTRLVMQVHDELVLEVPDAEVACVQQTLPQLMADVASLRVPLLAEVGMGSNWEAAH; encoded by the coding sequence ATGAAAAAGCTGGTACTGGTCGACGGTTCATCCTATCTCTACCGCGCCTTTTATGCCTTGCCCGATCTGCGGACCAGCAGCGGCCTGCCGACCGGTGCCATCAAGGGCGTGGTGAGCATGCTGCGTCGTCTGCTGAAAGAGCAGCCGGCTGATTATACCGTTGTGGTGTTCGACGCAAAAGGCAAGACCTTCCGTGACGACCTCTACCCGGAGTATAAGGCGCATCGGCCGCCGATGCCGGACCCGATGCGACCGCAGGTCGAGCCTTTGTACGACATCATACGCGCCATGGGCTTGCCGCTGCTGGTGGAGCCAGGCGTGGAGGCCGACGATGTGATCGGCACCCTGGCGCAGCGGGCCGCCGCAGAAGGCATGCAGGTGGTGGTGTCTACCGGCGACAAAGACATGGCGCAGCTGGTGACCTCGCATATCACCCTGGTCAATACCATGACCGAGGAGGTGCTGGACCACGACGGCGTGATCGGCAAGTTTGGCGTGCCGCCCGAGCGCATCATCGACTACCTCACCCTGATTGGCGACAGTGTCGACAATGTACCCGGTGTGCCCAAGTGTGGCCCCAAAACTGCGGTCAAATGGCTGAGTGAGTATGGCGATCTGGCGACCCTGATGTCTCGTGCGGATGAGATTGGCGGGGTGGTCGGGCAGAACCTGCGCGACAGCCTGCAATGGCTGCCCTTGGGGCGGCAACTGATCACCATCAAATGCGATGTGGCGTTGCCGCCCGGCTGGGATGCGCTGCAACCACAACCCAAGGATGTGGCCGCCTTGCAGGCTTTGTTCCAGCTGTGCGAATTCAAGAGCTGGGTGCGCGAGCTGGACAGTGAAACCCCTGCTGCCCGCCCGCCGGTGGGCGCACCCGTTGAGGCGGTTGCAGGGGCGACGGCAGCCGTTGCGGCCCCGGCGGATTGCCAGTACGACTGCATCACTGATCTCGGGCAGTTGCAACGCTGGCTGCAACGCCTGCAAGCGGCCTCCATGGTGGCGCTGGATACCGAAACTACCGGGCTGGATGGCATGACCGCCCGCATGGTCGGCATCTCGTTCTCGGTGCAGGCGGGCGAAGCCGCCTATCTGCCGCTGGCACATGACTATCCGGGCGCCCCCCAGCAATTGCCCATGGACGAGGTGCTGGCCCTGCTGAAGCCCTGGCTGGAGGACCCGGCGTCACCCAAGGTGGGGCAAAACCTCAAGTACGACCGCCACATCTTTGCCAACCATGGCATCACCCTGCGTGGTGTGGTGGACGACAGCATGTTGCAATCCTATGTGCTGGCCAGCAATGAGCCGCACAATATGGACGATCTGGCCAGCAAATACCTGGACCTCACCACCATCAAGTACGAAGACATTTGCGGCAAAGGCGCCAAGCAGATTCCGTTTGCGCAGGTCAGCGTGGAAGATGCCACCCGCTATGCGGCCGAAGATGCGGATGTGACCCTGCGGCTGGTGCAGCAGTTTCAGCCTGAGCTGCAGCGGCAAGCCTCGCTGGATTATGTATATCGCCAGCTGGAGCTGCCGGTGGCTGAGATCCTGTTCCGTATGGAGCGCCACGGTGTGCTGCTGGACCCGGCGCTGCTGCAACGGCAAAGCCACGAGCTGGGCCAGCGCCTGCTGCAACTGGAACAGCAGGCGTATGAACTGGCCGGACAACCGTTCAACCTCAATTCGCCCAAGCAGTTGCAGGAAATCCTGTTCGGCAAGCTGGGCATCCCGACCAAGGATGTGAAGAAAACTGCCAGCGGCGGCTTTTCCACCGACGAAGAAGTGCTGCAGAAACTGGCGCTGGATTACCCCTTGCCCAAGCTGCTGCTGGAAAACCGCAGCCTGTCCAAGCTCAAGTCCACCTACACCGACAAGCTGCCTTTGATGGTCAACCCGCAGACCGGACGGGTACATACCAACTATGCGCAAGCGGTGGCAGTCACCGGGCGGCTGGCCAGCAACGACCCCAACTTGCAGAACATCCCGGTGCGTACCGCCGAAGGACGACGCATCCGCGAGGCCTTCATTGCGCCAGCCGGCCATGTGTTGATGAGTGCGGACTATTCGCAAATTGAGCTGCGCATCATGGCGCACCTGTCGGAAGATCCCGGCCTGCTGCGTGCGTTTGCCGAGGGCCTGGACGTGCATCGGGCAACCGCAGCAGAAGTGTTTGGCACTAGCCCTGAGGCGGTATCGTCCGACCAGCGCCGTTACGCCAAGACCATCAACTTCGGCTTGATCTATGGCATGTCCGCCTTCGGCCTGGCTAGCCAGCTGGAAATCGACCGTGGCACGGCACAAGGTTTTATCGACCGTTACTTTCAGCGCTATCCAGGGGTGAAGGACTATATGGAGCGCACCCGCAGCCAGGCACGTGAGCAAGGCTATGTCGAGACCGTGTTCGGTCGCCGCCTGTGGCTGCCGGAGATCCAGGCCGCCAATCCAATGCGCCGGCAGGGTGCGGAGCGCGCAGCCATCAATGCGCCGATGCAAGGTACGGCAGCAGACCTGATCAAGCTGGCGATGATTGCGGTGGACCGCTGGTTGAGCGAGCAGCAGCTGCAGACACGGCTGGTGATGCAGGTACACGATGAGCTGGTGCTGGAAGTGCCGGATGCCGAGGTCGCGTGCGTGCAGCAGACGCTGCCGCAGCTGATGGCTGATGTTGCCAGCCTGCGGGTGCCGCTGCTGGCTGAAGTGGGCATGGGGTCAAACTGGGAGGCTGCGCATTGA
- a CDS encoding Lrp/AsnC family transcriptional regulator, which produces MPNPAKPTTTPLDRIDRAILRHLQRDASLSNVELAQRVNLSPPACLRRVERLKQSGLIRGVVALLDAKALDAGMLVMIGVVLDRSTPESFTEFEKAVVKVSGCMECHVTTGEFDYFMLIRTRDNDSFNRLHAEQLLHLPGVRQIRSFIVLKQVLSTTQLPL; this is translated from the coding sequence ATGCCAAACCCTGCCAAGCCCACTACCACGCCGCTGGACCGTATCGACCGCGCCATTCTGCGCCACCTGCAACGAGATGCTTCACTCTCCAACGTGGAGCTGGCGCAGCGCGTCAACCTCAGCCCGCCCGCTTGTCTGCGGCGGGTAGAGCGCCTGAAGCAAAGCGGGCTGATCCGTGGTGTGGTTGCGCTGCTGGATGCCAAGGCGCTGGATGCGGGCATGCTGGTGATGATCGGCGTGGTACTGGACCGCTCCACGCCAGAATCGTTTACCGAGTTTGAAAAAGCGGTGGTCAAGGTCTCTGGCTGTATGGAATGCCACGTCACCACCGGTGAATTCGACTACTTCATGCTGATCCGCACCCGCGACAACGACAGCTTCAACCGCCTGCACGCCGAACAGCTGCTGCACTTGCCCGGCGTACGGCAGATCCGCTCCTTCATCGTGCTCAAGCAGGTGCTGTCCACCACCCAGCTGCCGCTGTAA
- a CDS encoding methylated-DNA--[protein]-cysteine S-methyltransferase, with translation MQTTEPIWQCVWPSPLGEMLLRCSAQGLRGVWFIGQRYFPADANAFAATPGHALLRETQQQLTAYFAGELQQFMLPLDPVGTPFQHRVWQGIARIPYGHTCSYGELAAALGRPTAARALGHATGQNPLSLLIPCHRLLGKQGQLTGYAGGLPRKQALLQLEHTILRTPHAAAQPD, from the coding sequence ATGCAGACCACTGAGCCAATCTGGCAATGCGTGTGGCCCAGCCCCTTGGGCGAGATGCTGCTGCGCTGCAGTGCGCAGGGGCTACGCGGCGTATGGTTCATCGGGCAGCGCTATTTTCCGGCCGATGCCAACGCCTTCGCCGCTACGCCGGGGCATGCGCTGCTGCGCGAAACACAGCAACAGCTGACGGCTTATTTTGCGGGTGAGCTTCAGCAGTTCATGCTGCCGCTGGACCCGGTCGGTACCCCGTTTCAGCACCGGGTGTGGCAAGGCATTGCCCGCATCCCGTATGGACACACCTGCAGCTATGGCGAACTGGCCGCCGCACTCGGTCGCCCCACCGCTGCACGTGCGCTAGGCCATGCCACCGGGCAAAACCCTTTATCGCTGCTCATTCCTTGCCATCGCCTGCTCGGCAAGCAGGGGCAGCTCACCGGCTACGCCGGGGGGCTGCCACGCAAGCAAGCCCTGCTGCAACTGGAACACACCATCCTGAGGACACCCCATGCCGCTGCGCAGCCTGATTGA
- a CDS encoding serine/threonine protein kinase, producing MNDTLLPPYADLTPDRVLDAVESLGLRCSGHQLALNSFENRVYQIGMEEGPPLVAKFYRPARWSDDAILEEHAFSQQLAEQEIPVVAPLLLQGRTLHAFEGFRFALFPRRGGRAPELDQPDTLVWMGRFLGRIHALGRLQPYQHRPRLDLDSFGHQARDSLLQHAELPPELRQPWRSVVNQALEGVAACYARAGDLTLLRLHGDCHAGNVLWTDAGPHFVDFDDSRMGPALQDLWMLLSGDRAQMQSQLLDVLAGYEDFCEFDPAELHLLEALRTLRLIHYSAWLAQRWHDPAFPAAFPWFNTQRYWEERILELREQIAAMQEGPLVV from the coding sequence ATGAATGACACCTTGCTGCCGCCTTATGCGGACCTGACCCCGGACCGGGTACTGGATGCAGTCGAAAGCCTGGGCCTGCGTTGTAGCGGCCACCAGCTGGCGCTGAACAGTTTCGAGAATCGCGTCTACCAGATTGGCATGGAAGAAGGTCCGCCGCTGGTGGCCAAATTCTACCGCCCGGCACGCTGGAGTGACGACGCCATCCTGGAAGAGCACGCCTTCAGCCAGCAACTGGCCGAACAGGAAATCCCGGTGGTCGCGCCACTCCTGCTGCAAGGCCGTACGCTGCATGCGTTTGAAGGCTTCCGCTTTGCCCTGTTCCCGCGACGTGGTGGCCGTGCGCCGGAGCTGGACCAGCCCGACACCCTGGTCTGGATGGGCCGCTTTCTGGGGCGCATCCATGCGCTGGGGCGTCTGCAGCCCTACCAGCACCGCCCGCGGCTGGACCTCGACAGCTTTGGTCATCAGGCGCGGGACAGCCTGCTGCAGCATGCCGAGTTGCCCCCCGAATTGCGCCAGCCGTGGCGGAGCGTGGTCAATCAGGCGCTGGAAGGCGTAGCCGCTTGTTATGCCCGCGCCGGTGACCTCACCCTGCTGCGCCTGCATGGCGACTGTCACGCCGGGAATGTGCTGTGGACCGATGCCGGACCGCATTTTGTCGATTTTGACGACAGCCGCATGGGGCCTGCGCTGCAGGACCTGTGGATGCTGCTCTCGGGCGACCGTGCCCAGATGCAATCACAGCTGCTGGACGTGCTGGCCGGGTATGAAGACTTCTGTGAATTCGATCCGGCAGAACTGCACCTGCTGGAAGCGCTGCGCACCCTGCGCCTGATCCACTACAGCGCCTGGCTGGCCCAGCGCTGGCACGACCCCGCCTTCCCCGCCGCCTTCCCCTGGTTCAATACCCAGCGCTACTGGGAAGAACGTATTCTGGAGTTGCGCGAACAGATCGCGGCGATGCAGGAAGGCCCGCTGGTGGTGTAA